A window of Hemibagrus wyckioides isolate EC202008001 linkage group LG03, SWU_Hwy_1.0, whole genome shotgun sequence contains these coding sequences:
- the LOC131346416 gene encoding putative C-type lectin domain family 20 member A isoform X1: MHHLFVLLFFTGVFSFALSLSRTYSLIQQKKTWSDAQAYCRATYTDLAIIKSTEDMVNLQSVAQTQQFNSSAWTGLYTNINSWYWTFQNELMGSFTSWANGEPNNNYGNELCIIISHYSWYDVPCLWKFPYVCFDDRDNATERYVLITQRMTWYDAQSYCRQYHTDLASARNSIENSIVGIMYGWNWTWIGLRRDPWKWTDQTTDVSVIKWSSGSADDYSKNKSCVYLNGARANVEQCSTILPFFCYSYPKKQQTIKMKVKSSQDVNDPAMMAAIEEKLKQKLKDYGMNENITVKWRKQPDGVVFHKEEENITAVTNARDTSGP; the protein is encoded by the exons ATGCATCATCTGTTTGTGCTCCTGTTTTTCACAG GAGTCTTTTCCTTcgcgctgtctctctctcgtacATACAgtctgatccaacagaagaAAACATGGAGCGATGCTCAGGCTTACTGCCGAGCCACATACACTGACCTGGCTATCATCAAAAGTACTGAAGACATGGTCAATCTTCAGAGTGTAGCACAGACACAACAATTCAATTCCAGTGCTTGGACTGGACTGTACACAAACATCAATAGCTGGTACTGGACCTTCCAAAATGAGCTGATGGGAAGTTTTACATCCTGGGCAAATGGGGAACCTAACAACAACTACGGAAATGAGTTGTGCATCATTATATCTCATTATTCTTGGTATGATGTACCATGTCTCTGGAAATTCCCTTATGTATGTTTTGATG acagggACAATGCCACTGAGAGGTATGTTTTAATCACACAGCGTATGACTTGGTATGATGCTCAGAGCTACTGTAGGCAGTATCACACAGACCTGGCCAGTGCGAGAAACTCAATAGAAAACTCAATTGTAGGGATTATGTACGGTTGGAATTGGACTTGGATTGGTCTCAGGAGAGACCCCTGGAAATGGACAGACCAGACCACTGATGTGTCTGTCATTAAGTGGTCGTCTGGATCTGCTGATGATTACTCAAAGAATAAAAGTTGTGTCTATTTAAATGGTGCTCGGGCTAATGTAGAACAGTGCTCAACCATACTGCCATTCTTCTGTTACT CATATCCAAAAAAACAGCAGACCATAAAAATGAAGGTCAAGTCCAGTCAGGATGTGAATGATCCTGCAATGATGGCAGCCATCGAGGAGAAG CTCAAGCAGAAACTGAAGGATTATGGAATGAATGAGAACATCACTGTGAAGTGGAGAAAGCAACCAGATGGAGTGGTGTTTCACAAGGAGGAGGAAAATATTACTGCAGTGACTAACGCCAGGGACACGAGTGGACCCTAA
- the LOC131346416 gene encoding macrophage mannose receptor 1-like isoform X2: protein MVNLQSVAQTQQFNSSAWTGLYTNINSWYWTFQNELMGSFTSWANGEPNNNYGNELCIIISHYSWYDVPCLWKFPYVCFDDRDNATERYVLITQRMTWYDAQSYCRQYHTDLASARNSIENSIVGIMYGWNWTWIGLRRDPWKWTDQTTDVSVIKWSSGSADDYSKNKSCVYLNGARANVEQCSTILPFFCYSYPKKQQTIKMKVKSSQDVNDPAMMAAIEEKLKQKLKDYGMNENITVKWRKQPDGVVFHKEEENITAVTNARDTSGP from the exons ATGGTCAATCTTCAGAGTGTAGCACAGACACAACAATTCAATTCCAGTGCTTGGACTGGACTGTACACAAACATCAATAGCTGGTACTGGACCTTCCAAAATGAGCTGATGGGAAGTTTTACATCCTGGGCAAATGGGGAACCTAACAACAACTACGGAAATGAGTTGTGCATCATTATATCTCATTATTCTTGGTATGATGTACCATGTCTCTGGAAATTCCCTTATGTATGTTTTGATG acagggACAATGCCACTGAGAGGTATGTTTTAATCACACAGCGTATGACTTGGTATGATGCTCAGAGCTACTGTAGGCAGTATCACACAGACCTGGCCAGTGCGAGAAACTCAATAGAAAACTCAATTGTAGGGATTATGTACGGTTGGAATTGGACTTGGATTGGTCTCAGGAGAGACCCCTGGAAATGGACAGACCAGACCACTGATGTGTCTGTCATTAAGTGGTCGTCTGGATCTGCTGATGATTACTCAAAGAATAAAAGTTGTGTCTATTTAAATGGTGCTCGGGCTAATGTAGAACAGTGCTCAACCATACTGCCATTCTTCTGTTACT CATATCCAAAAAAACAGCAGACCATAAAAATGAAGGTCAAGTCCAGTCAGGATGTGAATGATCCTGCAATGATGGCAGCCATCGAGGAGAAG CTCAAGCAGAAACTGAAGGATTATGGAATGAATGAGAACATCACTGTGAAGTGGAGAAAGCAACCAGATGGAGTGGTGTTTCACAAGGAGGAGGAAAATATTACTGCAGTGACTAACGCCAGGGACACGAGTGGACCCTAA